From Desulfovibrio intestinalis, one genomic window encodes:
- a CDS encoding rod shape-determining protein, producing the protein MFLRRFFRFLSKDIAMDLGTANTLLYTRAHGIVVNEPSVVALDAQTGKVLSVGTAAKEYIGRTPQRIRAVRPMKDGVIADFDVTRAMISYFVRKTITGLRLVRPSMSICIPTGITQVEKRAVIDAAMLAGAVDISMIEEPMAAAIGADLPIHEPLGNLVLDIGGGTSEVAVITLSGVANTQSVRVAGDAMNVAVQRFMRDAFRMEIGDNTAENVKKIIGSAIPIPNAPILEVSGKDMVRGAPRVVKVTEAHIREALREPVQAILEVVLRALEKTPPELAADIYRNGMLMAGGGSLLKGLDQYIARETRLKVFVDKDPLTTVLRGTAKAMLDRETYRSVFIN; encoded by the coding sequence ATGTTTCTGCGGCGCTTTTTCCGTTTTTTGTCGAAAGACATAGCCATGGATCTTGGCACCGCCAACACCCTGCTTTACACCAGGGCGCATGGCATTGTCGTCAATGAGCCGTCAGTTGTGGCCCTTGACGCCCAAACGGGCAAAGTCCTGTCTGTTGGAACAGCAGCCAAAGAATATATTGGCCGAACGCCACAGCGCATCCGTGCAGTACGGCCAATGAAAGATGGCGTTATTGCGGACTTTGACGTCACTCGAGCCATGATTTCCTACTTTGTGCGCAAGACCATCACAGGCCTTCGCCTGGTCCGGCCTTCCATGTCCATCTGTATACCCACAGGTATCACCCAGGTTGAAAAAAGAGCAGTTATTGATGCGGCCATGCTGGCTGGCGCTGTTGATATTTCTATGATTGAAGAGCCGATGGCCGCGGCCATTGGAGCGGATTTGCCCATTCACGAACCCTTGGGCAACCTGGTTCTGGACATCGGGGGCGGTACGAGTGAAGTGGCAGTTATTACATTGTCCGGCGTTGCCAACACCCAATCTGTGCGTGTGGCTGGAGATGCGATGAACGTAGCTGTACAGCGCTTTATGCGTGATGCTTTTCGTATGGAAATTGGCGACAATACGGCTGAAAATGTAAAAAAAATCATCGGCTCAGCCATACCCATTCCCAATGCTCCCATCCTGGAAGTCTCAGGCAAGGATATGGTACGCGGCGCCCCGCGAGTGGTTAAAGTAACAGAAGCCCATATTCGTGAAGCCTTACGCGAACCAGTTCAAGCCATTCTTGAAGTTGTTTTGCGCGCCCTGGAAAAAACACCTCCTGAATTGGCCGCTGATATTTACCGCAACGGCATGCTCATGGCTGGCGGCGGTTCGCTGCTCAAGGGGCTCGACCAGTATATTGCCCGTGAAACTCGACTCAAGGTCTTTGTGGACAAAGATCCCCTTACCACAGTGCTTCGTGGCACGGCTAAAGCGATGCTTGACCGTGAAACTTACCGGTCCGTCTTTATCAACTAG
- a CDS encoding inositol monophosphatase family protein — MIDAHSILKNCVDIVLQSGEIIREHWALPSNVRHKGSIDLVTQTDLAVEAFLKEKLVDLVPGACFLAEESSEDDEAPADLCWIIDPVDGTTNFVHRIPQVGTSVALWHKGRVELGIVNVPMLHRCYWAVRGQGAFCNGEPISVSGVDSLNDALVGTGFPYDIAKRLPEVMERLALVLPIAQGVRRIGAASIDLAYVASGKLDIFYEAGLKPWDFAAGILLVEEAGGRISNLTGAPLRFGDPLLASNGRLHALAVDLLSPTT; from the coding sequence ATGATTGATGCTCATTCAATTCTCAAAAACTGTGTGGACATTGTACTGCAAAGCGGAGAAATCATACGCGAACACTGGGCACTACCCAGCAATGTACGGCATAAGGGCAGCATTGATCTTGTCACTCAGACCGATTTGGCCGTAGAGGCCTTTTTGAAGGAAAAACTGGTGGATCTGGTGCCAGGAGCATGCTTCTTGGCAGAAGAAAGCAGCGAAGACGATGAAGCGCCTGCTGATCTTTGCTGGATTATTGACCCCGTTGACGGCACAACCAACTTTGTACACCGCATCCCTCAAGTAGGAACTTCTGTAGCCTTGTGGCACAAGGGGCGCGTTGAGCTTGGCATTGTCAATGTACCCATGTTGCATCGCTGCTACTGGGCAGTACGGGGGCAAGGGGCTTTTTGCAATGGCGAACCCATTTCCGTAAGTGGAGTGGACAGCCTTAACGACGCTCTGGTAGGCACAGGGTTTCCCTATGACATCGCCAAACGGCTGCCGGAAGTAATGGAGCGGCTTGCTCTGGTATTGCCCATAGCTCAAGGCGTACGACGCATTGGCGCGGCATCGATAGATCTGGCCTATGTTGCCAGCGGGAAACTGGATATTTTTTACGAAGCAGGGCTCAAGCCTTGGGACTTCGCAGCAGGTATCCTGCTTGTGGAAGAAGCGGGAGGACGCATCAGCAACCTTACTGGCGCACCTTTGCGCTTTGGCGACCCGCTTCTTGCCAGCAACGGTCGTTTGCATGCTTTGGCTGTTGATTTGTTGAGCCCAACAACATAG
- a CDS encoding NUDIX hydrolase has product MKAIPYRGLKNPAQSLEVVDCNNIPLCVMAKEDVLRQHLPHRTIVLLVRDRTGRSLLTLSEQGWSFSSYGHVPAGMACESCVQELLLQEWGQESGRLACLGLMPPSEENGQTFLHLYTACLSRSIVTSRAAARDRHLLVDQDELQGLEAHFGDLLSPIMRAAIGGGYLFR; this is encoded by the coding sequence ATGAAAGCTATTCCTTATAGAGGTCTTAAAAACCCTGCTCAATCTCTAGAAGTGGTTGATTGCAACAATATCCCGCTGTGTGTCATGGCAAAAGAAGATGTTTTGCGTCAGCATTTGCCGCACCGCACAATCGTGCTGCTTGTTCGAGACAGAACCGGGCGATCACTGTTAACCCTGTCTGAGCAGGGTTGGAGTTTTTCGTCATACGGACATGTTCCAGCAGGCATGGCGTGTGAAAGCTGTGTTCAAGAACTTCTGCTTCAAGAATGGGGCCAAGAAAGTGGTCGACTTGCCTGTTTGGGCCTCATGCCGCCTTCAGAAGAAAACGGTCAGACTTTTCTGCATTTGTACACAGCCTGTCTGTCGCGCTCTATTGTTACCTCAAGAGCTGCCGCACGCGATAGACATCTGTTGGTAGATCAGGATGAACTACAGGGGCTGGAGGCGCACTTCGGCGACCTGCTCTCTCCCATTATGCGCGCTGCCATCGGGGGCGGGTATCTTTTTCGTTGA